Genomic DNA from Gossypium hirsutum isolate 1008001.06 chromosome A01, Gossypium_hirsutum_v2.1, whole genome shotgun sequence:
aaaatcaaggGTGTGTttgattaatataaaattttcagttATTAAATAAGATAAGTAACGGTTATTTAAGAGATAAAAAGTacaaaattgatttattttattaaaaaattaaaatgaattgttttattagaaatgaaataattaaattaccatatatttttttattcaaaattatctaaaataatataaaatattatattaataagattaagattaaaaaaatatttaaaataataatatttagttttatcaaacaatataattatattccgtatttatatttattagtttatcaaacaattttttaatataaattcaacaattataaaatttagtaataaaatttaagtatttaaaatttttcgtTTATCAAACACACCTTAAATCTTTCTAAAAAGAAATTATATCCAATTGAGCATTTGAATGGTTGAAAATCCTAACAATTAAGCCCTTTGGTTGTTAATGTAagggtttttgttttttaatttagtttactCTTTTACATATATCATGTGagtatttttttcctttaaaaagttttaaaagaagcataaaaattataaaaaaattacaaaaatattagaaattacagaaaattattaaaaataataggaatttacaaaaaatatatataaaaatgatataaaattatgaaaatataaaaaaaactataattctTTTTCTAAGTattaaaaagtacaaaatattataaaacaaatttaaaatatatgaaaaaaaagtataaaaaatatctaTTCCTCAACCCCCACCACCTGAGAAACTTTAGTTGATTCGTCCTTTCACCATTTTGTTGTTGATCGTTGTTGTGTTCGTTCACGTGGACTTCTTGAATGTTTACACCTTGTTATCCATCTTTGCATTGCTCGCAAGTGTTATCTCTCCCACTATCGTAAAAAACCCGTTAACTATCATGAATATCATCAACGACAATGCTATCGCAAACAATGATAGTGCTAGCATTTTCAACTAGGTTTTCATCAATTTCTTTTCTGAtttctatatatattttgatcaataatgatgatgataaaatgatgattgTGAAAGAACTAAGGTGGTGAAATAGGTTGGGAGGGCAATCCACAATTTAAGGATATatacaaaattttagattttttatatttatatatatttataaatttttgtaaatttataaatcttttattatttttagaatttttatatttttttataatttatattctttttgcaaatttttttatttaaacaagttattcaactataaatagatgaattaaagtaaaattatcaACAAATCATGATATTTGACATGGTAGTTACTCACTTCGTGTATTAACTATATGGTTGGAGATTTGATTCTTATTCAtaataataaaacacattttgtAACTAGCTCCTTATCTCTTCAgaataacatttaaatattataaaaaaagtttaaattctGAAGAAAATGTATGTTCAATACAAACCCACGTATCTATAACAAATATTGTCCTAAAATTATAAGatctaaattcaaatattatcCGAATTCAAAATATCTAAATTCGATGTTGCGAATTTCAAAAACAGAGGATTTTCCTATAGAAAACTTTGATTTGCTCAACTTCCACAACAACTTCATCTATACAGAGTCTGAGTGGGACCAAATATCCAAAATTTAGACCCCAGCATCCCATATATTGAATACAGAAGAGATGGGGTCCCTCTGAATAGACATAGTCCAAAGTGAGCAGATTGGAGATGAAAGCAATGAACCAGGAGGGAGTACCAAATACAATGTAGAAGAAACAATTGGGGATGGGAACCCATGCCTTCCATTCCACTACAGGACAACACATATGGTTCACACACTTGGATAATGCTCAATGTAATTTGGCCTAAATCACCTATATATCCTTCTTGCTTGTTTAACAACCCCATTTCATCACTTATGGTGCCTCTTAATCAgtcatatatgtatacatatgttGATATgcaaatataaaagaatattagaaattaatttaaaatattaaaattttatagctatcaattataataattataataatacttGAATTACTTATTACCTATGCTCATGAAAGATTGTCAGTTTTTGTCATGAAAAACCTATACACTTGAAAAGGCATGTCATGAACAAGTTAGCAACATCTAAATCTAGAGAAGATTTGGATGTTGGTGGTCCATTAATGGAAATTACTATGATCTTATGGCAGATAGTATGAACTGTGAATTTTTTAATATGGTTTCAAGTTTCAACAATGTCAATAATTTCAGTAAAAGTATCATAAAAGCCTTTGTATTAGGAATTTGATTGTATTTTGACTCTttcacttaaaaaataaaaataggcaAACCAGTCCTTCTACATTAGATTAAAGACCAAATTagttctttctattaaaaatttcatccatttatattgttaaaGACTGGTGTAGTTGATAGAATAATCAGATAATGACATATAACATGCCACGAACACCTCATGCTGATGTATAATAACCAATTTCTAACAACAGAGATGGATACAATTTTTATTAgaagaattaatttattttttgatttaatgtacatgAATTAATTTACCAATTTTTGAATAAacagaataaaatataatttaactcttaatacatgtttacattataattttacccatttctaaaataataaacaatataaacagGGGGTCTCCCTCATAGTTTCCAAAGGCCAGAGAAAGTAAATGGAATAGGTGTAGCATGAAAAACCCTAGCATTTAACAAGAAAAAAACTTATTTCTTCCATTGATTATTGATAACATTGAAAATGACACACTTAATTTgcataatttatacataaattgAATGTATAACCCCCCCCCCATTGGAGAATCCAAAAAAATGTTTTCATCTCCTTGTGGGATTTCTAAAATACACTTGaattaaatatatatgaaatatatgtcaCTGTCAGTAACATCTTCAAGCAACAACTGAAGATCATCAATGAATAGGaatggacaaaaaaaaaaagaatggttaAATCCCTTGACTTTGCCTTAGGGAAAGCTCCATAGACGAATATCACTTAATTCCTCATAAAAATCATCCATCACTGTCGGTGGATCAAATGGAACTAAGTTGAACATTTGATCAATGTACTTTGGAGATTGTAGGTCATAAAAGGAGGTGTACCATGGTTCCATCATGGAAATAGACTCAAGTGATTGTATCAGTGATACATCATCAACTTGATCAGACGGTGAAGAAGCCATTGATGGGGAAGAAACTAATGAGGATGGCGTAGGAGATACTGGTGGGGTGGTGCCACTGCTAATGCCATTGTCAGGGAAACAATTAGCTGCTGCGGTAGCAGCAACTCTTTGTATTGATTTAGGAGACATAATGGTATCAGGAATGTAATCAAGGGATGTGTTAGGGAAGTTGAGACTTGCAGAAGAACCTTTGAGGCATAACAATGCAGCATCATAGGCTCTAGCAGCTGCTTCTGGCGTAGAATAAGACCCTAACCAAATCCTTGTTTTTTGATTTGGTGCCCTAATCTCTGATACCCAAGAACCCCAGCTCCTCATTCTTACACCCTTGTACTTCTTCTTGCATGATGATGATGACGGTGTCATTTGCTTTGATGCTTCTGCTTGTAATATCTTTTGTTGATCCCTTTTCACCATTGCCAACGACAAACTTTCAAGGAAAAAAAGATCAATATAAGTTGATGATGAACAACTTGCAGTGTGTACTTGTTGAAGGATCAAATGCTTttggttttttcttcttttaaagaGATGAATGTGGGGTAGTATTTATAGATGGGGGGGGGGTGAGGGGGCTTAAGTTAGAAGATCCCTTGGTCAATCACTATGGTtccacatatatgaatataaaaaataaacatagaaatggCTGACAGACAGATATTTTAAAGCTTTATATTAATGGAAATCGATATCACTTTCCTGCTCTATGGCTATGGCTGGctggtatagtaaaatatttttaggTAAACTATACctattagtcattaaattataggttactttttgttttggtcacttcaataaaaaaaattataaattgatcactaaattatttaaaaaattttatttaagtcattgaattattcaaaaaaaaatttatttaatttaccgggtggttaaatttcttttaaaagaaagttTTGCCGACGAGCTTTAAGCGACAATTATTCGGTAATTTGTACGGTGGATCAATACCCGTCGACGGGTAGAAGAATCTACTTTAAGTCCACGTCGATCTAACGATTAACATCAGAGATTGGAGAAAAAAACTATTTGAATGCGGTCCACTTATTCGTAATGTCCTCAGTAAAGAGCCTAAATTGTAGAAGAGAATAGGAAAGAAAGTCTTTGATTAGTGCAAATATTGCCAACAAAAAAAGCCATATAGCATTAATTTTAACActccaataacttaaataaaaattttcaaatagtatagtgaccaaattgtaattttttttaattaagtggtaaaaacaaaaatttactaataatttggTAATTAATGATGTAATTTATCCAATATTTTTATACCAAATGCAGTGAAGAAATGTCAATTTGCGAACCTCTTACTCAACCTACTTGTTGATTAGAGGTCAAATAGTTTATGTTCATTGACAAATTACAGCTAGAAACCATTTTTGAAACATTCAATATTACATCATTAATGTGGACAAGTTATTCCTTAAAGACTTTCATTTGTAGAAAGAATTCATTAGCTTCAACGTATGCAATTAGTTTCCACATCCCAATGGCTATATCTCTGCTGTAACTTCTAATAGAAATGGCAGTTGAATTGGATTTAATGCACTTCAGGAACTCCACATGCAGACATGCAGTAATCAAagactaaaaatattattaaaaatttgaagttaaaatggCTGTTTGCAGAGTTTCTTAGACTTACCTAGCAAGCCACCTCCCACCCCAGTTGACACCCAGCAaacttctttattattattatgttttattgttCATGTCATGGCTAAatactcttttctttatttgataTATGCTAATATGTTTAGAGAAAATGGGGGAGAGAGAAACATAGGATTCTTCATAGGCACTTTCCAGGCTTTTTATTAATCAGCTGTTAGGGTGGATATATTTAAAAGATTTTAGAATATCATATCTTATATAGGtagaaaaatgaaaaacttttaagTATAACATGTATAATAGCTCTTATATATGGATTTAAGGGAGAATGTTAGacatattttttcatattaatattCAATTATAATTGAGATATGAAAAAAACACAATAAAACAGTCATTGCAATG
This window encodes:
- the LOC107921795 gene encoding ethylene-responsive transcription factor ERF014 yields the protein MVKRDQQKILQAEASKQMTPSSSSCKKKYKGVRMRSWGSWVSEIRAPNQKTRIWLGSYSTPEAAARAYDAALLCLKGSSASLNFPNTSLDYIPDTIMSPKSIQRVAATAAANCFPDNGISSGTTPPVSPTPSSLVSSPSMASSPSDQVDDVSLIQSLESISMMEPWYTSFYDLQSPKYIDQMFNLVPFDPPTVMDDFYEELSDIRLWSFP